The genomic segment AGCGCATTCGGCACACGCTGCGGCCGCGCTTCATCGTGAAGCGGAATCGGACATGCATCCGTGGCAGAATCTTTCATTTATGTATTTTTTGATTCCGCTATTTTTGATCATGTTGATCTTTTTTCAGATTGATGCGACGGTGGCGTTGTATCTTGTTCGCGACATGGCGTATCCGGAATCCCATTTCGGGTTATTATTTTCGGTGAACACGGTACTCATCATTTTTCTCGAAGTCTGGATCAATATACGTATGAGTCACTGGAAACACCGGCATGCGCTCAGTCTCGGAGCGCTTCTGATCGCGTTGGGTTTCGGATTGATGGCTTTCAGCGGGCATATCGGCTACATTGCTTTTACTGTGGCTGTGTGGACATTTGGTGAGATGATTCTTTTTCCCGGTTCGGCGGCGTATGTATCGGATATCGCACCGGCATCGCGGCGCGGAGAATATATGGGCTACTATCAAATGACGTTTAGTCTCGGATTGATCATCGGGCCGTGGCTGGGTGTGCTGTTGTATGAAGCGACCGACGCGCCTACATTATGGTTGACGACATTGGGTGTCGGTATCGTGGCGACCGGTATGCTGCGTTTGGTCAAAGAGCCGCCGACGGTAACGATGAAAGTTTTATCGGAGGCAAAACCGGGCGGTACGGATAACCCATGAAAAAAGAAAAACCATCTTCGGCGTTTGAAATCTTTCCTGCGGACATCATGACCGCGCGTCATACGCCGT from the bacterium genome contains:
- a CDS encoding MFS transporter, which codes for MAIPHPWRGIHLLPKPIWVLFWTTLVNRSGMMALPYLVLYLTKELHYTAEDAAAMIVVYGIGAFLTGPVAGKISDRIGAHRIMILSLVATGMVLVTIPLAHEFWAVACLTVLWAVVSEAFRPASLAVVTNLVSVDQRKLAFAVNRLAINIGMSIGPAVGGFIALYSYPMLFYVNGIFSVLASLVMMFSRWPEAHSAHAAAALHREAESDMHPWQNLSFMYFLIPLFLIMLIFFQIDATVALYLVRDMAYPESHFGLLFSVNTVLIIFLEVWINIRMSHWKHRHALSLGALLIALGFGLMAFSGHIGYIAFTVAVWTFGEMILFPGSAAYVSDIAPASRRGEYMGYYQMTFSLGLIIGPWLGVLLYEATDAPTLWLTTLGVGIVATGMLRLVKEPPTVTMKVLSEAKPGGTDNP